Genomic window (Campylobacter sp. RM16704):
TTAAGATCAAGCTTTTGCTCACCATAAATTTTTGCATTTTTGATAATCATGATATTTCCTCCTTTGATGACATCAAATCTTTCAAAGATTCCCAAGCATTTTTGCCTTCTAGCATTAAGACCACTTCATTAATAATCGGAGTATAAATTTGAAATTGTTTTGATAAAAAATGTATAGCATAAGCGGTTTGAACTCCTTCAGCTACCTCACCAAGTTCTATTAAAATATCTTTTATATTTTTGCCACTAGCCAAACTCAAACCTACTCTATAGTTTCTTGATAAGTTACTTGAAGCTGTTAAAAACAAATCTCCAGCCCCACTAAGTCCTAGAAATGTTTCTTCTTTAGCATTAAAAAACTGTCCAAAGCGGTGCATTTCTACTAGACCTCTTGAAACCAAAGAAGCTCTTGCATTATTGCCTAATTTTAGCCCATCACAAACTCCGCTAGCAATAGCTAAAACATTTTTGTATGCACCACAAATTTCAGCACCTTTTACATCAGAACTTGTATAGGTTTTAATATAATTTGGGAAAAAACTTGCAAATTGATTACAAAGTTCTTGATCTTTACCACTAATAACCAAAGCACAAGGTTTTTTTTCTAACACTTCGCTTGCAAAAGAAGGGCCACTTAAAAAACAAAGTCTATTGATACTTACAAACTCGCTGAAAACCTCATCCATAAATTTTAAGCTTTTACAATCAATACCCTTAGAGG
Coding sequences:
- a CDS encoding NAD(P)H-dependent glycerol-3-phosphate dehydrogenase — protein: MKIAVIGAGKWGSALYDALSIKNECVITSFHKKDLSYFVSTKKALEYEYLVFALYAQGIHEWLKNNFKDLNQKILVASKGIDCKSLKFMDEVFSEFVSINRLCFLSGPSFASEVLEKKPCALVISGKDQELCNQFASFFPNYIKTYTSSDVKGAEICGAYKNVLAIASGVCDGLKLGNNARASLVSRGLVEMHRFGQFFNAKEETFLGLSGAGDLFLTASSNLSRNYRVGLSLASGKNIKDILIELGEVAEGVQTAYAIHFLSKQFQIYTPIINEVVLMLEGKNAWESLKDLMSSKEEIS